A region from the Campylobacter subantarcticus LMG 24377 genome encodes:
- the hypE gene encoding hydrogenase expression/formation protein HypE translates to MKQITLAHGGGGEEMNALINEIFSIFENDVLKEANDAAILDDLAFSTDSFVLNPIFLKNVNIGKLAVCGSVNDILMVGAKPLYLSLALILEEGFEIEKLKIILKSIKEECDKAGVKLVCGDTKVVPKNKGDAIYINTSCIGKNIQKINTKDIKSGCSILVSRDIGAHGCAVLVERNNLEANINSDCKSLKEEVLALLEADIKIKAMRDATRGGLSAVLNEWAKLSNLELMVYEEKIPVCNEVLGVCELFGYEPYELANEGTFILCVEQKDEQKALEILKKFNANAAIIGKITANEKARVILENAYGAKRILEAPKGELLPRIC, encoded by the coding sequence ATGAAGCAAATTACTTTAGCTCATGGCGGCGGTGGCGAAGAAATGAATGCTTTGATAAATGAAATTTTTTCTATTTTTGAAAATGATGTTTTAAAAGAGGCAAATGACGCTGCTATTTTAGATGATTTGGCTTTTAGCACCGATTCTTTTGTTTTAAATCCTATTTTTTTAAAAAATGTAAACATAGGAAAGCTTGCAGTTTGTGGTAGTGTTAATGATATTTTGATGGTGGGAGCTAAGCCTTTATATCTTTCTTTAGCTTTGATTTTAGAAGAGGGTTTTGAGATAGAAAAGTTAAAAATTATACTCAAATCTATAAAAGAAGAATGCGATAAAGCGGGAGTAAAACTAGTTTGCGGGGATACTAAAGTTGTTCCTAAAAATAAAGGCGATGCGATATACATCAACACTTCTTGTATAGGAAAAAACATACAAAAAATCAACACCAAAGACATAAAAAGTGGTTGTAGTATACTAGTTTCTAGAGATATAGGAGCACATGGTTGTGCGGTTTTGGTTGAAAGAAATAATCTAGAAGCAAATATTAACAGTGATTGTAAAAGCTTAAAAGAAGAAGTTTTAGCGCTTTTAGAAGCTGATATAAAAATCAAAGCAATGCGTGATGCAACGCGTGGTGGACTTAGCGCGGTGTTAAATGAATGGGCCAAGTTGAGTAATTTAGAACTTATGGTATATGAAGAAAAAATTCCAGTTTGCAATGAAGTTTTAGGAGTTTGCGAGCTTTTTGGATATGAACCTTATGAACTTGCTAATGAAGGAACCTTTATACTATGTGTAGAGCAAAAAGATGAACAAAAAGCATTAGAAATCTTAAAAAAGTTTAATGCCAATGCAGCTATTATAGGTAAAATCACAGCTAATGAAAAAGCAAGGGTGATTTTAGAAAATGCCTATGGAGCAAAGCGTATTTTAGAAGCTCCAAAAGGTGAACTTTTACCAAGAATTTGCTAA
- the hypD gene encoding hydrogenase formation protein HypD, which translates to MDLINDFRDKERILALKELIASKITKPINIMEICGGHTHSIMKFGLIDLLPKAINFIHGPGCPVCVMPRERIDVALKLASMPSTIFCVLGDMLKVPGSHESLIDLRAKGADIRALYTPLDVVDIALKNPEKNVIFFAIGFETTTPMSGVILEKSIALNLKNLFFHINHVLVPPAVEAIMQDKNVKIDAFLGPSHVSVITGSNIYEPIAKKYKTPIAVSGFEPVDIMLSVLNIVEQMNANTFEVYNEYYRVVSKEGNLKAKALVEKYFKPCDFEFRGLGVIPNGGLCLKDEFAHLDASKVFDCKVQSKDESKACICGQILRGLAKPYDCKVFAKACTPKNPIGSCMVSSEGACAAYYKYYQDKA; encoded by the coding sequence ATGGATTTAATTAATGATTTTAGAGATAAAGAAAGGATTTTAGCCCTAAAAGAACTTATCGCTTCTAAGATTACCAAGCCTATTAATATTATGGAGATTTGTGGGGGACATACTCATAGTATTATGAAATTTGGTTTGATTGATTTGCTACCTAAAGCAATCAATTTTATACATGGACCAGGTTGCCCTGTGTGTGTCATGCCAAGAGAACGCATAGATGTAGCTTTAAAGCTTGCAAGTATGCCTAGTACTATTTTTTGCGTCTTAGGTGATATGTTAAAAGTGCCAGGAAGTCATGAGAGTTTAATCGATCTTAGAGCCAAAGGAGCAGATATTAGAGCACTTTACACCCCTTTAGATGTGGTGGATATTGCTTTAAAAAATCCTGAAAAAAATGTGATATTTTTTGCCATAGGTTTTGAGACAACCACACCTATGAGCGGAGTAATCTTAGAAAAAAGCATAGCTTTAAATTTAAAAAATTTATTTTTTCATATCAATCATGTGTTAGTTCCGCCCGCGGTAGAAGCTATCATGCAAGATAAAAATGTAAAAATTGACGCCTTTTTAGGACCTTCCCATGTAAGCGTTATCACAGGATCAAACATTTATGAACCTATTGCTAAAAAATATAAAACCCCTATAGCAGTGAGTGGTTTTGAACCGGTTGATATAATGCTTAGCGTGTTAAATATAGTAGAGCAAATGAATGCAAATACTTTTGAAGTTTATAATGAATATTACAGAGTAGTTAGCAAAGAGGGAAATTTAAAAGCCAAAGCTTTAGTAGAAAAATACTTTAAACCTTGTGATTTTGAATTTAGAGGTCTTGGAGTGATCCCAAATGGTGGACTTTGTTTAAAAGATGAATTTGCACACTTAGATGCTAGCAAAGTGTTTGATTGTAAAGTACAAAGTAAAGATGAAAGTAAGGCTTGTATTTGTGGTCAAATTTTAAGAGGCTTAGCTAAGCCTTATGATTGTAAGGTGTTTGCAAAAGCTTGCACTCCAAAAAATCCTATAGGTAGCTGTATGGTTTCTAGTGAAGGAGCGTGTGCGGCTTATTATAAATATTATCAAGATAAGGCATAA
- a CDS encoding HypC/HybG/HupF family hydrogenase formation chaperone encodes MCLSIPSKILEIDELNSAIVETLGVKRRVSLDLISEPLKVGDYVLIHVGFAMEKIDTQAAQESLKIYTDIAEKMQNGQIDENEGNMGLKHGFN; translated from the coding sequence ATGTGCCTTTCAATACCTTCTAAAATTTTAGAAATCGATGAATTAAATTCAGCTATAGTCGAGACCTTAGGAGTTAAAAGAAGAGTAAGTTTGGATTTGATAAGCGAACCTTTAAAAGTAGGTGATTATGTGCTAATACATGTGGGTTTTGCTATGGAAAAAATTGATACGCAAGCTGCACAAGAAAGTTTAAAAATTTATACAGATATAGCAGAAAAAATGCAAAATGGACAAATCGATGAAAATGAAGGCAATATGGGATTAAAACATGGATTTAATTAA
- the hypB gene encoding hydrogenase nickel incorporation protein HypB, with translation MCKDCGCSINGHDHNHDHHHENPALKEEKTIHVISKILSKNDHQASHNREHFNEHGTLCINLMSSPGSGKTTLLEETIKNLKDGLKIAVVEGDLETNNDANRIIKAGGLAHQITTGQTCHLDAFMVHDALHHFKLSELDIVFIENVGNLVCPASYDLGEHLNVVLLSVTEGSDKVEKYPVMFRKADLLVITKADLAQHFDFDFKAASMAAKRLNPKIDIMILDSKTKTGFDLWLNYLKMKKELH, from the coding sequence ATGTGTAAAGACTGTGGCTGTTCTATCAATGGACATGATCATAACCATGATCACCATCATGAAAATCCAGCTTTAAAAGAGGAAAAAACTATTCATGTTATTAGTAAAATTTTATCAAAAAATGACCATCAAGCCTCACATAATAGAGAACATTTTAACGAACATGGCACACTTTGTATTAACTTAATGAGTTCTCCAGGTAGTGGAAAGACAACACTTTTAGAAGAAACGATAAAAAATTTAAAAGATGGCTTAAAAATAGCTGTAGTTGAAGGAGATTTAGAAACCAATAACGATGCAAACCGCATTATCAAAGCAGGGGGCTTAGCTCATCAAATTACCACAGGGCAAACTTGCCATTTAGATGCTTTTATGGTACATGATGCTTTACATCATTTTAAACTTAGTGAACTTGATATAGTTTTTATCGAAAATGTAGGAAATTTGGTATGCCCTGCAAGCTATGATTTGGGTGAGCATTTAAATGTAGTTTTGCTTTCAGTTACAGAAGGTAGCGATAAGGTAGAAAAATATCCAGTGATGTTTAGAAAAGCAGATTTGCTAGTTATAACCAAAGCAGATTTAGCTCAACACTTTGACTTTGATTTTAAAGCTGCTTCCATGGCAGCTAAAAGATTAAATCCTAAAATCGACATCATGATCTTAGATAGTAAAACAAAAACAGGTTTTGATCTTTGGTTGAATTACTTGAAAATGAAAAAGGAGCTTCATTAA
- the hypF gene encoding carbamoyltransferase HypF, whose amino-acid sequence MSHFGYEIHIKGLVQGVGFRPLVFNIAQELHLKGEVYNDGLGVVVILVCNQSEVLTFKEKLFLHLPPLARIDEFVFFDKKINKNYDSFIINHSQDGEKFSPILSDFALCKDCYEEFYDEKNPRFKYPFITCTNCGPRFSIIKQLPYDRANTTMEQFNMCAFCQSEYKDPTNRRFHTQPLSCPKCKITIFLKDKNQNILAQDEEAFILLAKFLEQGKIIAFKGMGGFHLICDSTNENTIIELRKRKNRPKKPFAIMVKDLDMAQKLAFINKFEAKLLTSNLKPIVILNSKNIHQILAPDTDKIGIMLAYMGTHLMLFEHFKKPIIATSANLSSQSIIYEETKLLEQLSDVFDFYLDYDRQIQNSSDDSIAQVINDKVMFLRTSRGLNPLYINTKNIFNSKENILALGSELKNEFACFFKDQIFISPYIGDMKNLDIQERFLKILHFFQKAYGVSFDQILCDKHPHFAYVKEISHDEKFMIQHHYAHLCACLFEYKIYKNDVLAFVFDGTGYGDDGKIWGGEIFRANLRDYTRLNHFKNFKLINADIKNIANLALALIFDFNLESKASEFLAKFSQVKLNNLKKIHTQSSLYTSSLGRIIDAFGAIAFNQEKLDYEAQIGLLMEKYYNQNLDYSYKFDIKDNEICFKNAFLQALKDQDKVKISTGLINAIANLIIEYSKNFKEEVILCGGVFQNKTLHMVLSQKNFSYKTSLQYPCNDSSIALGQLVHYLSLKT is encoded by the coding sequence ATGTCCCACTTTGGATATGAAATTCACATCAAAGGACTAGTGCAAGGAGTTGGTTTTCGTCCTTTAGTTTTTAATATAGCTCAAGAGTTACACTTAAAAGGTGAGGTGTATAATGATGGCTTGGGCGTTGTGGTGATCCTTGTATGTAATCAAAGTGAAGTTTTAACTTTTAAAGAAAAGCTTTTTTTACATTTGCCACCTTTAGCACGAATCGATGAGTTTGTTTTTTTTGATAAAAAAATTAATAAAAATTACGATAGTTTTATTATAAATCATTCACAAGATGGTGAAAAATTTAGTCCTATTTTAAGTGATTTTGCTCTTTGTAAAGACTGCTATGAAGAATTTTATGATGAGAAAAATCCTCGTTTTAAATACCCTTTCATCACTTGCACAAATTGTGGGCCAAGATTTTCTATCATTAAACAACTTCCTTATGATAGAGCTAATACCACTATGGAACAATTTAACATGTGTGCTTTTTGCCAAAGTGAATACAAAGACCCAACTAATCGTCGCTTTCATACCCAGCCTCTTTCGTGTCCAAAATGTAAAATTACAATCTTTTTAAAAGATAAAAACCAAAATATTTTAGCTCAAGATGAAGAAGCTTTTATCCTGCTTGCAAAGTTTTTAGAGCAAGGTAAAATCATAGCTTTTAAAGGCATGGGAGGATTTCACTTAATTTGTGATAGTACAAACGAAAACACCATCATAGAACTTAGAAAACGCAAAAACCGCCCTAAGAAGCCTTTTGCTATTATGGTGAAAGATCTTGATATGGCTCAAAAGTTAGCTTTTATTAATAAATTTGAAGCAAAGCTTCTCACTTCAAATTTAAAACCTATTGTGATTTTAAATAGTAAAAATATCCATCAAATATTGGCACCTGATACCGATAAAATAGGCATTATGTTAGCTTACATGGGGACGCATTTAATGCTTTTTGAACATTTTAAAAAACCTATCATTGCAACGAGTGCCAATTTAAGCTCGCAAAGTATTATCTATGAAGAAACAAAACTTTTAGAACAGCTTAGCGATGTGTTTGATTTTTATCTTGACTATGATAGGCAAATACAAAACTCAAGTGATGATAGTATTGCTCAAGTTATTAACGATAAGGTAATGTTTTTAAGAACTTCAAGAGGTTTAAATCCACTTTATATTAATACTAAAAATATTTTTAATTCTAAAGAAAATATCCTTGCCTTAGGAAGTGAATTAAAAAACGAATTTGCGTGCTTTTTTAAGGATCAAATTTTCATTTCTCCTTATATAGGCGATATGAAAAATTTAGATATCCAAGAAAGATTTTTGAAAATTTTACACTTTTTTCAAAAGGCATATGGGGTAAGTTTTGATCAAATTTTGTGTGATAAACACCCGCATTTTGCTTATGTAAAAGAAATAAGTCATGATGAAAAATTTATGATACAGCATCATTATGCACACTTGTGTGCATGTTTATTTGAATATAAAATTTACAAAAATGACGTTTTAGCTTTTGTATTTGATGGTACAGGCTATGGAGATGATGGTAAAATTTGGGGTGGAGAGATTTTTAGGGCAAATCTAAGAGATTACACCAGATTAAACCATTTTAAAAATTTCAAATTAATTAATGCTGATATTAAAAATATCGCAAATTTAGCTTTGGCTTTGATTTTTGATTTTAATTTAGAAAGCAAAGCTAGCGAGTTTTTAGCTAAATTTTCTCAAGTAAAATTAAATAATCTTAAAAAAATTCACACTCAAAGCTCTTTATATACGAGTTCTCTTGGTAGAATTATCGATGCTTTTGGAGCAATTGCCTTTAATCAAGAAAAACTAGACTATGAAGCACAAATTGGGCTTTTGATGGAAAAATACTACAATCAAAACCTTGATTATAGCTATAAATTTGACATCAAAGATAATGAAATATGTTTTAAAAATGCTTTTTTGCAAGCTTTAAAAGATCAAGACAAGGTTAAAATTAGCACAGGATTGATCAATGCTATTGCAAATTTGATCATAGAATACTCAAAAAATTTCAAAGAAGAAGTGATTTTATGTGGCGGGGTATTTCAAAATAAAACACTTCATATGGTATTATCTCAAAAAAATTTCTCTTATAAAACTTCTTTACAATATCCTTGCAATGATAGCTCCATTGCGCTTGGGCAGCTTGTGCATTATTTATCATTAAAAACTTAA
- a CDS encoding M48 family metallopeptidase yields the protein MAKQSISIKGILEFKEFRFTYEKKKLKYLRLRVDRDLNFKLSIPLYYEQRDVLRFLEKNEAWIRAKEKELTSKRVVLSEDEVYFLGKKFHLVWSEKYKKVRIQKDKIYAKDQKHLQTFIRQSARIIFEFFIHKWQFAFDRKVQRICIKEMVSRWGSCNHQKAYINLNLKLMQKPIKAIEYVIVHELTHLIYPHHQKEFYDFLYHLIPDYKEREAFLKTLIF from the coding sequence ATGGCAAAACAAAGCATTAGTATAAAAGGAATTTTGGAATTTAAAGAATTTCGTTTTACTTATGAAAAGAAAAAGCTAAAATACCTTAGGCTTCGAGTAGATAGAGACTTAAATTTTAAACTTAGTATACCGCTATACTATGAACAAAGAGATGTCTTGCGCTTTTTAGAAAAAAATGAAGCTTGGATAAGAGCCAAGGAAAAAGAATTAACCTCAAAAAGAGTGGTTTTGTCCGAAGATGAAGTGTATTTTTTGGGAAAGAAATTTCATTTGGTTTGGAGTGAAAAATACAAAAAAGTACGAATTCAAAAAGATAAAATATACGCAAAAGACCAAAAACACTTGCAAACTTTTATAAGACAAAGTGCGAGGATTATTTTTGAATTTTTTATCCACAAGTGGCAATTTGCTTTTGATAGAAAAGTGCAAAGAATTTGCATTAAAGAAATGGTCTCAAGATGGGGTTCATGCAATCATCAAAAAGCATATATAAATTTAAATTTAAAACTAATGCAAAAACCCATAAAAGCAATAGAATATGTCATCGTTCATGAGTTAACCCACTTGATCTACCCACATCATCAAAAAGAATTTTACGACTTCTTATATCATTTGATACCAGATTATAAAGAAAGAGAAGCGTTTTTAAAAACTCTTATTTTTTAA
- a CDS encoding MATE family efflux transporter — translation MASKQLSLKHLSMPILLEMFLRYFSLIINTVMVSQYSNFLVGAMGAGNQVADLFIIIFSFLSVGCSVIIAQALGAKDYTLVRKAIHQSLFLNALIGLVCGSLILWHGEFLLHLLQIPNELLKDSEIYLHMLGICLFFDAMGIVLAAIVRVYNMAYWVMFTTLLMNVVIFIGNFYVLHFTKLELFGVGLSNITGRVISFCMLVGILSFKLKIHLKFKEMISLEKMVLKKILNIGGFAAGEHLIWFIQYTIAFAFVASLGKESLSVQTIYFQISLLIMLVGQAISVANEIIIGKLVGARYLNVAYKHTWIALYFSVIASAFVALLNYVLQDFTMGVVKLEESLKELMIPLFTLSIFLEISRTFNIVMVNSLRATGDARFPFLSGMVFMLGVSLPVGYVLCFYAGLGMLGIWIGFCADEFLRGIVNSYRWKSKKWQNKALV, via the coding sequence ATGGCAAGCAAACAACTTTCGCTTAAGCATCTTAGTATGCCTATACTACTTGAAATGTTTTTAAGATATTTTTCTTTGATTATCAATACTGTGATGGTTTCGCAGTATTCTAACTTTTTAGTTGGAGCTATGGGCGCGGGTAATCAGGTGGCTGATTTGTTTATCATTATTTTTAGCTTTTTAAGTGTAGGTTGTAGTGTGATAATCGCTCAAGCTTTAGGAGCTAAAGACTATACTCTAGTTAGAAAGGCCATTCATCAAAGTTTATTTTTAAACGCACTGATTGGACTAGTGTGTGGAAGTCTGATTTTATGGCATGGAGAGTTTTTGCTTCATCTTTTACAAATTCCAAATGAACTTTTAAAAGATAGTGAAATTTACTTGCATATGCTTGGAATTTGCTTGTTTTTTGATGCTATGGGTATAGTTTTAGCTGCTATTGTAAGAGTATACAATATGGCTTATTGGGTTATGTTTACTACTTTGTTAATGAATGTTGTGATATTCATAGGAAATTTTTACGTGTTGCATTTTACCAAGTTAGAGCTTTTTGGAGTAGGGCTTAGCAATATAACAGGGCGTGTGATATCTTTTTGTATGCTTGTGGGTATACTTAGCTTTAAGCTTAAAATTCATTTAAAATTTAAAGAAATGATAAGTCTTGAAAAAATGGTTTTAAAAAAGATACTCAACATCGGTGGGTTTGCAGCAGGGGAGCATTTGATATGGTTTATCCAATACACCATTGCTTTTGCCTTTGTGGCAAGTTTGGGTAAAGAAAGCTTAAGTGTCCAAACGATTTATTTTCAAATTTCTTTACTCATTATGCTAGTAGGACAAGCTATAAGCGTAGCCAATGAAATCATCATAGGTAAACTAGTAGGTGCAAGGTATTTAAATGTAGCTTATAAGCATACTTGGATAGCGCTTTATTTTAGTGTGATTGCAAGTGCTTTTGTGGCTTTGTTAAATTATGTTTTGCAAGACTTTACCATGGGTGTGGTGAAACTTGAAGAAAGCTTAAAAGAATTAATGATACCACTTTTTACTCTTTCGATTTTTTTAGAAATTTCAAGAACTTTCAATATAGTCATGGTAAATTCACTAAGAGCTACAGGAGATGCTAGGTTTCCGTTTTTAAGTGGAATGGTATTTATGCTTGGGGTGTCTTTGCCGGTAGGTTATGTGCTTTGTTTTTATGCAGGACTTGGAATGCTAGGAATTTGGATAGGATTTTGTGCAGATGAGTTTTTACGTGGTATTGTAAACTCTTATAGATGGAAAAGTAAAAAATGGCAAAACAAAGCATTAGTATAA
- a CDS encoding DUF2920 family protein, with amino-acid sequence MVKRLIILNYYGFLTPSVAHNLILYGFDKTFWTSNSSSPNYFSNARRMIRDILVKDHLKVQSLYPKPKYVFYHSKFDIDLAPPQDKEELAKVLKDLNFNVSLHMIKDEKEIDGKFIKNLNHGMGIPMKLLIKKHLSQILKEPLQDKTCKKEISYQCDDLLYTFKEKNYQILLDITNIK; translated from the coding sequence TTGGTAAAGAGATTGATTATACTAAATTATTATGGATTTTTAACTCCTAGTGTTGCACACAATTTAATTTTATATGGTTTTGATAAAACCTTTTGGACCTCCAATTCTTCTTCGCCAAATTATTTTTCCAACGCTAGAAGAATGATTAGAGATATATTAGTAAAAGATCATTTAAAAGTTCAAAGTCTTTATCCAAAACCAAAATATGTTTTTTATCATTCTAAATTTGATATTGATTTGGCTCCTCCACAAGATAAAGAAGAGCTAGCTAAAGTATTAAAAGATCTAAATTTTAATGTTAGTTTGCATATGATAAAAGATGAAAAAGAAATAGATGGAAAATTTATTAAAAATCTAAATCATGGTATGGGAATACCTATGAAGTTACTCATCAAAAAACATTTATCACAAATTTTAAAAGAACCTTTGCAAGATAAAACTTGTAAAAAAGAAATATCATACCAATGTGATGATTTATTATATACTTTCAAAGAGAAAAATTATCAAATACTTTTAGACATTACAAATATAAAATAA
- a CDS encoding DUF2920 family protein, which translates to MLKNETYFIDSCDDVELNIKRESKLEYRITYDDSKEMKAIVFIIGGYGANANIHFLESYRKFIAKKFDVVVVNVFYHCFCQRRSDVEKYSATTAFMEDDLPFLKEVLENFKIQSSKLDTNNAHIHYDYLYHTIANLKNNKILNQDYKAHIYGSFIPPNNEYQNFAIMPAIDHINALKDIMKNYPQFKSLPKIYGGGSYGGLVALMCAKIAPWYVDGVIDNSGAALPPLNYVIGKEVKSYDCKVGNENIIIYSTIKTHWTRKNPNSPYYFADENYLIRTLLNKDHLILQAQKNKNIIYTSYHSAKDDLTPADYKISMIEILKALDYEVDFHLIDEKDIDGKFIKNLTHGCGIPDKALFNKELPIMLEKLKDKTFSMKEDNISYPCKNKVFTFKDKDDKFILEII; encoded by the coding sequence ATGCTTAAAAATGAAACTTATTTTATAGACTCTTGTGATGATGTAGAATTAAATATAAAAAGAGAAAGTAAGTTAGAATACAGAATCACTTATGATGATAGTAAAGAAATGAAAGCTATTGTTTTTATCATAGGTGGTTATGGAGCTAATGCAAATATACATTTTTTAGAAAGTTACCGAAAATTTATTGCTAAAAAATTTGATGTAGTAGTTGTAAATGTTTTTTATCATTGTTTTTGCCAAAGAAGATCTGATGTGGAAAAGTATAGTGCAACCACTGCTTTTATGGAAGATGATTTACCTTTTTTGAAAGAAGTTTTGGAAAATTTCAAAATTCAATCAAGTAAATTAGATACTAATAATGCCCATATACATTATGATTATTTATATCATACCATTGCTAATTTAAAAAATAATAAAATTTTAAATCAAGATTATAAAGCACATATTTATGGAAGTTTTATCCCACCCAATAATGAGTATCAAAATTTTGCCATTATGCCTGCCATTGATCATATTAATGCTTTAAAAGATATAATGAAAAATTATCCTCAATTTAAATCTTTACCTAAGATTTATGGGGGGGGGTCATACGGTGGCTTAGTAGCATTAATGTGTGCTAAAATAGCTCCTTGGTATGTAGATGGAGTGATAGATAATTCAGGCGCTGCTTTGCCACCTTTAAATTATGTAATCGGAAAAGAAGTAAAAAGTTATGATTGTAAAGTTGGTAATGAAAATATAATAATTTATAGCACTATTAAAACCCATTGGACACGCAAAAATCCAAACTCACCTTATTATTTTGCTGATGAAAACTACCTAATAAGAACTTTGTTGAACAAAGATCACTTGATTTTGCAAGCACAAAAGAACAAAAACATCATCTATACAAGTTATCATAGTGCAAAAGATGACTTAACTCCAGCTGATTATAAAATTTCAATGATAGAAATTTTAAAAGCCTTGGATTATGAAGTAGATTTTCATCTAATAGATGAAAAAGATATAGATGGTAAATTTATTAAAAATTTAACTCATGGCTGTGGAATTCCTGATAAGGCTTTATTTAATAAAGAATTACCTATTATGCTTGAAAAATTAAAAGATAAGACATTTAGTATGAAAGAAGATAACATATCTTATCCTTGTAAAAATAAAGTTTTTACTTTTAAAGATAAAGATGATAAATTTATTTTAGAGATTATTTGA
- a CDS encoding AAC(3) family N-acetyltransferase, translating into MKYIFKCNDKRYSDVDLIESFKKLSIEKGDILCVHSELMKFGQPLLNRSDFLQTILDCFFEVIGKEGTLIMPTFTYSFCKNETYDNLNSKSTVGVLTEYFRKWGGVKRTNDPIFSFAIKGAKEELFLKDTTSCFGENCVYDVLAKENGKLVLFGSKIAGYTFSHFIEEKAYVPYRYFKDFSGNIITENGKKIKKKIQYYVRKLDQNSDLDVDKQVAILKNNNNFNILAFSNAHIISINMKSYLKTTLEALKDNPYCLLKE; encoded by the coding sequence ATGAAATATATATTTAAATGCAATGATAAAAGATATTCTGATGTTGACTTAATAGAATCTTTTAAAAAACTTAGTATTGAAAAAGGTGATATTTTATGCGTACATAGTGAATTGATGAAATTTGGTCAACCATTACTTAATAGAAGTGATTTTTTACAAACTATTTTGGATTGTTTTTTTGAAGTTATAGGCAAAGAAGGTACTTTAATCATGCCTACTTTTACTTATAGTTTTTGTAAAAATGAAACTTATGATAATTTAAATTCAAAAAGCACTGTTGGCGTTTTAACAGAATATTTTCGCAAATGGGGGGGGGTAAAACGCACCAATGATCCTATATTTTCTTTTGCCATTAAAGGAGCTAAAGAAGAATTGTTTTTAAAAGACACTACAAGTTGTTTTGGAGAAAATTGTGTGTATGATGTTTTAGCTAAAGAAAATGGAAAACTAGTTTTATTTGGTTCTAAAATAGCTGGGTATACTTTTAGTCATTTCATAGAAGAAAAAGCTTATGTACCGTATAGGTATTTTAAGGACTTTAGTGGTAATATTATCACAGAAAATGGCAAAAAAATCAAAAAAAAGATTCAATATTATGTTAGAAAATTAGATCAAAATTCAGATTTAGATGTCGATAAGCAAGTGGCTATTTTAAAAAATAACAACAACTTTAATATATTAGCCTTTTCCAATGCTCATATCATAAGTATCAATATGAAAAGCTATTTAAAAACAACACTAGAGGCTTTAAAAGACAATCCTTATTGCCTATTGAAGGAGTAA